A region from the Malus domestica chromosome 07, GDT2T_hap1 genome encodes:
- the LOC103418135 gene encoding ATP-dependent Clp protease proteolytic subunit 2, mitochondrial-like has protein sequence MRGLISNAKLLASSRPWASSLRSYILIPMVIEHSSRGERAYDIFFRLLKEQIICTNGPINDDTSHVVVVQLLFLESENPSKPIHMYLNSDREEVHAFALHLCVYSLTGDHIIHLLYSVCFTSAFSLQRLPYI, from the exons ATGAGAGGCTTAATCTCAAACGCGAAACTCCTGGCAAGCAGCAGGCCATGGGCCTCATCTCTGCGCAGCTACATCTTGATTCCGATGGTCATTGAGCACTCCTCCCGAGGGGAACGCGCGTACGACATCTTCTTCCGCCTCCTCAAGGAGCAGATCATCTGCACCAACGGCCCCATCAACGACGACACCTCCCACGTCGTCGTCGTGCAGCTTCTCTTCTTGGAATCCGAGAACCCGTCCAAGCCCATCCACATGTACCTCAATTCTGACCGTGAAGAAGTGCATG CGTTTGCTTTACATCTGTGTGTATATTCGTTAACGGGAGACCACATCATACATTTGCTTTACAGCGTTTGCTTTACATCTGCGTTTTCTTTACAGCGTTTGCCTTACATTTAG